The Methylacidimicrobium sp. B4 genome contains a region encoding:
- a CDS encoding F0F1 ATP synthase subunit epsilon: MRAFSLVLRDPTHVVRRDDVISFVGADSSGSFGILAGHERFLTSLRLGLARFRSAADDGVTYLALASGLLSFEDNTATICTRHFFLDRDRDRIAQALEGEIQREEADFREMHALARNLEREMLRRLWELGRTGSKPGL; the protein is encoded by the coding sequence ATGAGAGCCTTTTCGCTGGTCTTGCGCGATCCGACCCACGTGGTCCGTCGCGACGACGTCATCTCCTTCGTGGGAGCCGACTCGTCCGGAAGCTTCGGGATTCTGGCCGGGCATGAGCGCTTTCTGACCTCCCTCCGGCTCGGGCTGGCGCGCTTCCGCTCGGCGGCTGACGACGGCGTCACCTATCTTGCACTGGCCAGCGGCCTCCTCTCCTTCGAGGACAACACGGCGACGATCTGCACCCGACACTTCTTTCTCGACCGGGATCGGGATCGGATCGCGCAGGCTCTCGAGGGAGAGATCCAGCGGGAGGAAGCCGATTTTCGGGAGATGCACGCCCTTGCGCGCAATCTCGAGCGGGAGATGCTCCGGCGGCTCTGGGAGCTGGGCCGGACCGGCTCGAAGCCGGGGCTGTAG
- the atpD gene encoding F0F1 ATP synthase subunit beta, which yields MPQSSPAAAPIPSSSVAAGHIVEVHGPVVDIACEQLPPIHWCLRARFDHECYTFEVHQHLDGHHVRAITLHSTAGLRRGMPVYDGGGFLRVPTSRECLGRLVNVFGEPLDGKAPIATTEHRNIVQEPPPLSEMIGPKEILRTGLKVIDLLCPFVKGGKTGLFGGAGVGKTVLMMEFMHAVASIYQGVSVFAGVGERIREGHELWHSMQEAGVMEQTLMVFGQMNESPGVRFRVGLTALSYAEYLRDTLQKEVLFLMDNLFRFVQAGSEVSGLLGRMPAMVGYQPTLLTEVAELEDRIVSTQRGNITAVQAVYVPADDMTDPAVMAILSHLDTVVILSRGQAAKGFYPAVDPLLSTSRMMDRTFLGERHYQIAVDVRKVLARYKELEDIINLLGMEELSEDDRKTVLRARKLQRYLTQPFFTTATHTGIAGQTVPLEQVLDDCEAFLRGDWDGLTEEQCYMRGSMKEEKKDA from the coding sequence ATGCCGCAGAGCTCCCCCGCTGCAGCTCCTATCCCTTCTTCATCGGTGGCCGCCGGTCACATCGTGGAGGTCCACGGGCCGGTGGTCGATATCGCATGCGAGCAGCTCCCGCCGATTCACTGGTGCCTCCGGGCCCGCTTCGATCACGAATGCTACACCTTCGAGGTCCACCAGCATCTCGATGGGCACCATGTCCGCGCGATCACGCTCCACTCGACGGCGGGCCTGCGGCGCGGCATGCCCGTGTATGACGGGGGGGGCTTCCTCCGGGTTCCCACCTCTCGGGAGTGCCTGGGCCGCCTGGTCAACGTCTTTGGGGAGCCGCTCGACGGGAAGGCACCGATCGCGACGACCGAGCACCGGAATATCGTCCAGGAGCCTCCCCCGCTTTCGGAGATGATCGGTCCGAAGGAGATTCTGCGGACCGGGCTCAAGGTCATCGACCTGCTCTGCCCCTTCGTGAAAGGGGGGAAGACGGGGCTCTTCGGTGGAGCGGGGGTGGGCAAGACCGTCCTCATGATGGAGTTCATGCATGCCGTGGCGTCGATCTACCAGGGCGTATCGGTCTTCGCCGGGGTGGGCGAGCGGATCCGGGAGGGTCACGAGCTCTGGCATTCGATGCAAGAAGCGGGGGTCATGGAGCAGACCCTGATGGTCTTCGGGCAGATGAACGAGTCGCCCGGGGTCCGCTTCCGGGTCGGGCTCACGGCCCTCTCCTATGCGGAGTACCTGCGGGATACCCTCCAGAAGGAGGTGCTCTTCCTCATGGACAACCTCTTCCGCTTCGTCCAGGCCGGCAGCGAGGTTTCCGGGCTGCTGGGCCGGATGCCGGCGATGGTGGGCTATCAGCCGACCCTTCTGACCGAAGTGGCCGAGCTCGAGGATCGGATCGTCTCGACCCAGCGGGGCAACATCACCGCCGTCCAGGCGGTCTACGTTCCGGCGGACGACATGACCGATCCGGCGGTCATGGCGATCCTGAGCCATCTCGACACGGTGGTGATCCTTTCCCGGGGGCAGGCGGCCAAGGGGTTCTATCCCGCGGTCGATCCTCTTCTCTCCACGAGCCGGATGATGGATCGGACCTTCCTGGGGGAGCGCCATTATCAGATCGCCGTCGATGTCCGGAAGGTCCTCGCCCGCTACAAGGAGCTCGAGGACATCATCAATCTCTTGGGCATGGAGGAGCTTTCCGAGGACGATCGGAAGACGGTCCTGCGGGCCCGCAAGCTCCAGCGGTACCTGACGCAGCCGTTCTTCACGACCGCCACTCATACCGGGATCGCGGGGCAGACGGTCCCCCTCGAGCAGGTGCTCGACGATTGCGAGGCGTTCCTCCGGGGAGATTGGGACGGCTTGACCGAGGAGCAGTGCTACATGCGCGGGAGCATGAAGGAGGAGAAGAAGGACGCATGA
- a CDS encoding nicotinate phosphoribosyltransferase, with translation MNLESTLLLTDLYELTMLQGYVHAGMTERAVFELFVRRLPKSRNFLVAAGLEQVLAFLESARFEPEEIDWLAGQGFRPELLASLREFRFRGEVHAMPEGTVCFPEEPILRVTAPIPEAQIFESRIMNLLHFQTMIASKAARSVLAAPGKELVDFGLRRAHGAEAGLYAARAAFLAGFSATATVLAGQRFGIPLSGTMAHSFIQAHDSEEEAFLRFAEANPERAVFLVDTYDTEEAVRKLVGLAPRLRERGIRPLAVRLDSGDLGAHARHVRRILDQAGLTDVGIFASGNLTEERLQELIRTGAPINGFGIGTSLDTSADAPYLDCVYKLEEYAGKPRRKRSEGKATWPGCKQVFRQCSRDGKIASDLVALEGEDHPGTPLLLPVMREGKRLAPPEPLRSARERAARSLASLPEDLRGLLPVAAPYPVRFSAKLDALRRTLERTLA, from the coding sequence ATGAACCTCGAATCGACCCTCCTCCTTACCGATCTCTACGAGCTGACCATGCTCCAGGGTTATGTCCATGCAGGAATGACCGAGAGAGCCGTCTTCGAGCTCTTCGTCCGAAGGCTCCCGAAGAGCCGAAACTTCCTCGTTGCCGCCGGCCTCGAGCAGGTGCTCGCCTTCCTGGAATCGGCCCGGTTCGAGCCCGAGGAGATCGACTGGCTGGCCGGTCAGGGCTTCCGCCCGGAGCTCCTCGCATCCCTCCGGGAGTTCCGCTTCCGGGGCGAGGTCCACGCGATGCCCGAGGGCACCGTCTGCTTTCCCGAGGAGCCGATCCTCCGGGTCACCGCTCCCATCCCGGAAGCCCAGATCTTCGAGAGCCGGATCATGAACCTGCTCCACTTCCAGACCATGATCGCCTCCAAGGCGGCCCGGTCGGTGCTGGCCGCCCCCGGCAAGGAGCTGGTCGATTTCGGCCTGCGCCGGGCACATGGCGCCGAAGCCGGACTCTACGCGGCGCGCGCCGCCTTCTTGGCCGGCTTCTCGGCGACCGCCACGGTCCTCGCGGGCCAGCGGTTCGGCATCCCCCTCTCCGGGACGATGGCCCACTCCTTCATCCAGGCGCACGACTCCGAGGAAGAGGCATTCTTGCGCTTCGCCGAGGCCAACCCCGAGCGGGCCGTCTTCCTGGTCGACACCTACGATACCGAGGAGGCCGTCCGCAAGCTCGTCGGCCTCGCCCCACGCCTGCGGGAGCGGGGGATTCGGCCGCTGGCCGTTCGGCTCGACAGCGGGGATCTCGGCGCCCATGCGCGACACGTCCGCCGGATCCTCGACCAGGCGGGCCTGACCGACGTCGGCATCTTCGCGAGCGGGAACCTCACCGAGGAACGACTCCAGGAGCTCATCCGGACGGGGGCTCCGATCAACGGCTTCGGGATCGGCACCTCCCTCGACACTTCCGCCGATGCGCCCTACCTCGACTGCGTCTACAAGCTCGAGGAGTACGCGGGCAAGCCCCGGCGGAAGCGCTCCGAAGGCAAAGCGACCTGGCCCGGATGCAAGCAGGTCTTCCGGCAATGCAGTCGCGATGGCAAGATCGCCTCCGACCTCGTGGCTCTCGAAGGGGAGGACCATCCCGGAACCCCTCTCCTGCTTCCCGTGATGCGAGAGGGAAAGCGCCTGGCGCCTCCCGAGCCGCTGCGCTCGGCCCGGGAGCGGGCCGCCCGCTCCCTCGCCTCCCTGCCGGAGGATCTGCGCGGGCTCCTTCCCGTAGCGGCGCCCTACCCGGTGCGCTTCTCGGCAAAGCTCGACGCCCTGCGCCGCACCCTCGAGCGCACCCTCGCCTGA